Proteins encoded by one window of Streptomyces sp. NBC_01477:
- a CDS encoding LAETG motif-containing sortase-dependent surface protein, with product MTKRAVTAAAVAGAAAVLLASGSAYACTIGDFTAAASCDTGTGTAKAAITVTDTDSSGTPADITVRIRMASGFDGEVVGTGHIDHFTTGEAVTTILVPWLQGYQWNVSVTAGDLADVRLTDLPISPDTACVPDAAQPSGTPTPAGPTSPGAVAPVSSTSAAPAASGASNVPGTELAESGGGSSSGLLAGSAAAVIAAGAGVLFALRRRTPAGRH from the coding sequence ATGACCAAGCGCGCCGTCACCGCTGCCGCCGTGGCCGGAGCCGCTGCCGTACTGCTGGCCTCCGGCAGCGCCTACGCCTGCACCATCGGTGACTTCACCGCGGCGGCGTCCTGCGACACCGGCACCGGTACGGCGAAGGCCGCCATCACCGTCACCGACACGGATTCCTCCGGCACCCCCGCGGACATCACCGTGCGGATCCGGATGGCGAGCGGCTTCGACGGCGAGGTCGTCGGCACCGGGCACATCGACCACTTCACGACCGGAGAAGCGGTCACGACGATCCTCGTGCCGTGGCTCCAGGGCTACCAGTGGAACGTCTCGGTCACTGCGGGCGACCTCGCCGACGTACGGCTGACGGACCTGCCGATCTCCCCGGACACCGCCTGCGTGCCCGACGCCGCCCAGCCGTCCGGCACCCCGACGCCCGCCGGCCCGACCTCCCCGGGCGCCGTCGCGCCGGTGTCCTCCACCTCCGCGGCCCCTGCCGCCTCCGGGGCGTCGAACGTTCCGGGTACCGAACTCGCCGAGAGCGGGGGCGGGAGCAGCAGCGGGCTCCTCGCCGGGTCGGCCGCCGCGGTGATCGCCGCCGGGGCGGGCGTACTGTTCGCGCTGCGCCGCCGTACGCCGGCCGGGCGGCACTGA
- a CDS encoding DUF4232 domain-containing protein has protein sequence MSRALRTAAVAATALVAALGLSACDSGSSTSADAPAKPSASTSASTSTDANAPGAAPTADVPDATDTAGAKPDSGGTKASSSGGNGKPAAAVTGRCHTAGLTFSFGNGDQSYSSSDDQQHLEVVMTNSSGATCTVKGFPGVDLKAADTWSLVRSSTSASTVTLKPGANASFVITYLPWEAGSGVEFKAKSLVITPPNETTSATLNWPGGNVLRQDGATHPGTYVGPVTAS, from the coding sequence GTGTCTCGTGCCCTGCGCACCGCCGCTGTCGCCGCCACTGCCCTCGTCGCGGCTCTCGGGCTCTCCGCCTGCGACTCGGGGTCGTCCACGTCGGCGGACGCACCGGCGAAGCCGTCGGCGTCCACGTCGGCCTCCACCTCGACGGACGCGAACGCTCCCGGGGCCGCCCCCACCGCGGACGTACCGGACGCGACGGACACGGCCGGCGCGAAGCCCGACTCGGGCGGCACGAAGGCGTCGTCCTCCGGCGGCAACGGCAAGCCCGCTGCTGCCGTCACCGGCCGCTGCCACACGGCCGGGTTGACATTCTCCTTCGGCAACGGGGACCAGAGCTACAGCAGTTCCGACGACCAGCAGCACCTTGAGGTCGTGATGACGAACAGCAGCGGAGCGACCTGCACGGTCAAGGGCTTCCCGGGCGTGGACCTCAAGGCCGCGGACACCTGGTCTCTCGTCCGCTCCTCCACGTCCGCCTCCACCGTCACCCTCAAGCCGGGCGCGAACGCGAGCTTCGTCATCACCTACCTCCCCTGGGAGGCGGGCAGCGGCGTGGAGTTCAAGGCGAAGAGCCTCGTCATCACCCCGCCCAACGAGACCACGTCCGCCACCCTCAACTGGCCCGGCGGCAACGTCCTGCGCCAGGACGGCGCCACCCACCCCGGCACATACGTCGGCCCCGTCACCGCCTCCTGA
- a CDS encoding helix-turn-helix transcriptional regulator, with protein sequence MASRDRTDVPELIGRAREKKVLGEALLQARRGEGRAVFLVGEGGIGKSRLVLEATALARDADMLVLLGRASRTGPSSAMRPLAEALASLFRDGSGPSRAEIGPYHAALGGLVLEYGPGGAAGDTTAASRTAVGDATDAPGPDGTGGRHGRTVAADRVASPAPSPLMLAEAILRLTAAAGAGRGCLLVLEDLHDADEQTLAVVEYLADNIAGQGSVLLATVRHDPGTAGDLAHALARRGNAVLLRPKRFSRGEVALLAGSGLGVSPASLPTEAVSRLWRDSAGNPLVADELLHAMASAGMLVVDPQGCRFDTEAGLELPFAVGHRITQHVRQLGAEMDRMLRTAAVIGERFPVSVLQRVLGTSQRKLLDHLRAALAAEVLQGCGPTADWYGFRDPITRTALLSQFAPTHRTALARRAADAVEQLHPGLPDIWCEFTAGLRSAADDPVSAAVLCGRAGRRALAAGLAGSAAELLERAWVLSDGAGEPGLRADLLDGLLTAFAETGRAGQGLEFIDLPQTFHAGATEPGRLAGLHIRLARLAAAAGRRAEGRRQVQLAQAALGTGATDRDSAVLDTVAAWVLSDSPREAELRAARAVATTERAGLPDARCRALTARGALAMRHGSAEASHWLTRARTAALAHSLPLRRLEATYLLAEDEWLARGDRAALLNARGEADRLGAGFIAHIAGSRLALDHALRGEYAAADRLAGDCAAEAERLGLRDSARYLLTVRAVCAGHQGRRAELDLIGAELRRCPGDPAPTRSLALGLAGVVCALLEEDRDRAARVMAEATRHDHDSPAPHPLVGQYGLFRLVTAVRGGPAPLPGPQPAPAPLSDPGLTPAALSGPKPPPPALPDPGLTPAPLPGPQPAPAALPDHGLTPAPLPGPQPAPAALPDHGLTPAPLSAPQPAPPADLVAGGAPALSHLPAGAPRLRWNASFDALARAVALGRQGRGEQAAEAVAEAGRIAEPYPLALHLGLRLVAEAAHSDHWGDPEGWLRRAEEFFRLGGVPATAGACRVLLRRRGAVVPHRRNVAHIPRPLRVLGVTEREFEVLQLLTDRPDNRSIAAQLFISPRTVEKHVASLIAKTGQSDRTALRAYVVEGGAAD encoded by the coding sequence ATGGCGTCAAGAGATCGCACGGATGTACCAGAACTCATCGGCCGCGCACGGGAGAAGAAGGTACTCGGCGAGGCGTTGCTGCAGGCCAGAAGGGGCGAGGGCCGCGCAGTGTTCCTGGTCGGCGAGGGGGGCATCGGCAAGTCGCGGCTGGTGCTGGAGGCCACCGCGCTGGCCCGCGACGCCGACATGCTGGTGCTGCTCGGCCGGGCCAGCAGGACCGGCCCTTCCAGCGCCATGCGCCCGCTGGCCGAGGCTCTGGCCAGCCTCTTCCGTGACGGGAGCGGGCCGTCGCGGGCGGAGATCGGCCCCTACCACGCGGCGCTCGGCGGGCTCGTCCTGGAGTACGGTCCCGGTGGCGCGGCCGGGGACACAACGGCCGCGAGCCGTACGGCAGTCGGGGACGCCACCGACGCGCCCGGCCCCGACGGAACCGGCGGGCGGCACGGGCGTACCGTCGCCGCCGACCGGGTCGCTTCGCCGGCGCCGTCGCCGCTGATGCTGGCCGAAGCGATCCTGCGGCTGACCGCCGCCGCCGGCGCCGGGCGCGGCTGCCTGCTGGTCCTGGAGGACCTGCACGACGCCGACGAGCAGACCCTGGCGGTGGTCGAGTACCTGGCCGACAACATCGCCGGGCAGGGCTCGGTGCTGCTCGCCACCGTACGGCACGATCCGGGGACGGCCGGGGACCTGGCGCACGCGCTGGCCCGGCGCGGCAACGCCGTCCTGCTGCGGCCGAAGCGCTTCAGCCGGGGGGAGGTCGCCCTGCTGGCCGGCTCGGGCCTCGGCGTGAGCCCGGCCAGCCTGCCGACCGAGGCGGTCAGCCGATTATGGCGGGACAGCGCGGGGAATCCGCTGGTGGCCGACGAGTTGCTGCACGCCATGGCCAGTGCCGGCATGCTCGTCGTCGACCCCCAGGGCTGCCGGTTCGACACCGAGGCCGGGCTGGAGCTCCCCTTCGCGGTGGGGCACCGGATCACCCAGCACGTGCGGCAGCTCGGCGCTGAGATGGACCGGATGCTCCGCACCGCCGCGGTGATCGGCGAGCGGTTCCCGGTGTCGGTGCTGCAACGCGTCCTCGGCACCAGCCAGCGCAAGCTGCTCGACCACCTGCGGGCGGCCCTCGCGGCGGAAGTGCTGCAGGGCTGCGGCCCCACCGCCGACTGGTACGGCTTCCGCGACCCGATCACCCGCACGGCACTGCTCAGCCAGTTCGCCCCGACGCACCGGACAGCGCTCGCCCGGCGGGCCGCCGACGCGGTCGAGCAACTGCACCCCGGACTGCCTGACATCTGGTGCGAGTTCACCGCCGGGCTCAGGTCCGCGGCGGACGATCCGGTGAGCGCCGCCGTCCTGTGCGGCCGGGCAGGCCGCCGGGCACTCGCCGCCGGACTCGCCGGGTCGGCGGCGGAACTGCTGGAGCGGGCGTGGGTGTTGTCCGACGGCGCCGGTGAACCCGGCCTGCGCGCCGACCTGCTGGACGGGCTGCTCACCGCGTTCGCCGAGACCGGCCGGGCAGGGCAGGGACTGGAGTTCATCGACCTCCCGCAGACCTTCCACGCCGGCGCGACGGAGCCGGGCCGGCTGGCCGGCCTGCACATCCGCCTCGCCCGGCTGGCAGCCGCCGCCGGACGCCGGGCGGAAGGCCGCAGACAGGTGCAGCTCGCGCAGGCGGCGCTGGGCACCGGCGCCACCGACCGGGACTCGGCCGTGCTGGACACGGTCGCCGCCTGGGTGCTGTCGGACTCCCCGCGCGAGGCGGAGCTGCGTGCCGCGCGGGCGGTGGCCACGACGGAACGGGCCGGCCTGCCCGACGCCCGGTGCCGGGCGCTGACCGCGCGCGGCGCCCTGGCCATGCGTCACGGCTCGGCCGAGGCGTCCCACTGGCTGACCCGGGCCCGGACCGCGGCCCTCGCCCACAGCCTCCCCCTGCGGCGGCTGGAGGCCACGTATCTGCTGGCCGAGGACGAGTGGCTGGCCCGCGGCGACCGTGCCGCGCTGCTGAACGCCCGCGGCGAGGCCGACCGGCTCGGGGCCGGCTTCATCGCCCACATCGCGGGCAGCAGGCTGGCCCTGGACCACGCGCTGCGCGGCGAGTACGCGGCGGCCGACCGGCTCGCCGGGGACTGCGCGGCCGAGGCGGAACGGCTGGGCCTGCGGGACAGCGCGCGCTATCTCCTCACCGTGCGCGCGGTGTGCGCGGGTCACCAGGGCCGGCGGGCGGAACTCGACCTCATCGGTGCGGAGTTGCGCCGATGTCCGGGCGATCCGGCACCGACCCGCTCGCTCGCGCTCGGCCTGGCAGGGGTGGTGTGCGCGCTCCTGGAGGAGGACCGCGACCGCGCCGCCCGGGTGATGGCCGAGGCGACCCGTCACGATCACGACAGCCCGGCGCCCCATCCGCTCGTCGGGCAGTACGGCCTGTTCCGCCTGGTCACCGCCGTACGAGGCGGCCCCGCCCCGCTGCCAGGCCCCCAGCCCGCGCCCGCCCCGCTGTCCGACCCCGGACTCACGCCCGCCGCGCTGTCCGGCCCCAAGCCCCCGCCCCCCGCGCTGCCCGACCCCGGACTCACGCCCGCCCCGCTGCCAGGCCCCCAGCCCGCGCCCGCCGCGCTGCCCGACCACGGACTCACGCCCGCCCCGCTGCCAGGCCCCCAGCCCGCGCCCGCCGCGCTGCCCGACCACGGACTCACGCCCGCCCCGCTGTCCGCCCCTCAGCCCGCGCCCCCCGCGGATCTCGTCGCCGGCGGCGCCCCCGCCCTCTCCCACCTCCCCGCCGGAGCCCCCCGGCTGCGCTGGAACGCCTCCTTCGACGCCCTGGCCCGCGCGGTCGCCCTCGGCCGGCAGGGGCGTGGTGAGCAGGCGGCAGAGGCCGTCGCCGAAGCCGGACGGATCGCGGAACCGTACCCGCTCGCCCTCCACCTCGGCCTGCGGCTGGTGGCCGAGGCCGCGCACAGCGACCACTGGGGCGACCCGGAGGGCTGGTTGCGCCGGGCCGAGGAATTCTTCCGTCTCGGCGGGGTGCCGGCGACGGCAGGTGCCTGCCGGGTGCTGCTGCGCCGCCGCGGCGCCGTCGTGCCGCACCGCCGCAACGTGGCCCACATCCCCCGGCCGCTGCGCGTACTCGGCGTCACGGAGCGGGAGTTCGAGGTGCTGCAACTGCTCACCGACCGGCCCGACAACCGCAGCATCGCGGCTCAGCTGTTCATCTCCCCGCGCACGGTGGAGAAGCACGTCGCCAGTCTGATCGCCAAGACCGGCCAGTCCGACCGTACGGCGCTGCGCGCGTACGTCGTCGAGGGCGGTGCGGCCGACTGA
- a CDS encoding DUF2075 domain-containing protein: MLFRASARTVAVMGLDGSLFLHLTEQFVHMHGYRPGPSEARSWERSIPALASALNDAGLGDVEVMLEYALPLNSKRADAVLAGVHPVSGEPSYVVVELKQWSQASPHEDDPVLCQVDAYAQPVLNPIEQVRRYCEYLVNFNGALAEHPKRVSGVAYLHNATEFGVSGLREIELDDRGQLFTGESRGAFLSHLRTKLSNKHPGARAADELQAGRTVPSKQLMALAAQEVREREQFVLLDEQQVAYRIVLNAVRRAKRSDHKEVVVVTGGPGTGKSVIALSVLGELYRQGVPALHATGSQSFTKTMRKVAGARKREVQDLFKYFNSFMTTEKNTLDVVICDEAHRMRETSANRYTSAVHRTGRPQIDELIDVARVPVFLLDEHQVVRPGEMGTVAEIKAAAERKGIDCHLVRLESQFRCGGSDAYLRWVVRLLGLEPGGPVSWEPDDRMQLHVAGSPEEMEAFLAGRRVNDQFSARMSAGYCWPWSPEPKPGDPLPADVVIGDWARPWNLRGERAISGAPPSALWATDPAGFGQIGCVYTAQGFEYDWSGVIIGPDLVWRADRWVTDRTKSKDPVFKKATSDADVDRLIRNTYKVLLTRGMVGTVVYSTDPASQEKLRELVHGQPSAVLL, from the coding sequence TTGCTATTCCGCGCGTCAGCCAGGACGGTTGCCGTCATGGGCCTCGACGGCTCGCTCTTCCTCCACCTCACCGAGCAGTTCGTTCACATGCACGGGTACCGCCCTGGGCCTTCTGAGGCCCGCTCCTGGGAGCGCAGCATTCCTGCGCTGGCCTCGGCCCTGAACGACGCCGGTCTCGGTGACGTGGAAGTGATGCTGGAGTACGCGCTGCCGCTGAACAGCAAGCGAGCCGACGCCGTGCTCGCCGGCGTGCACCCGGTCAGTGGGGAGCCGTCCTACGTCGTCGTCGAGTTGAAGCAGTGGAGTCAGGCCAGCCCGCATGAAGACGATCCCGTGCTCTGCCAGGTCGACGCCTACGCGCAGCCCGTCCTCAATCCGATCGAGCAGGTGCGCCGCTACTGCGAATACCTGGTCAACTTCAATGGTGCCCTCGCCGAGCATCCGAAGCGCGTCAGCGGGGTGGCGTACCTCCATAACGCCACCGAGTTCGGCGTGAGCGGCCTACGAGAGATCGAACTCGACGACCGGGGGCAGTTGTTCACCGGTGAGAGCAGGGGAGCGTTCCTCAGCCACCTCAGGACCAAGCTGAGCAACAAGCATCCCGGGGCTCGGGCAGCCGACGAACTGCAGGCCGGCAGGACGGTCCCGTCGAAGCAACTGATGGCGCTGGCGGCACAGGAGGTGCGCGAGCGGGAGCAGTTCGTCCTGCTGGACGAGCAGCAGGTCGCCTACCGCATAGTGCTCAACGCCGTCCGCCGGGCCAAGCGGTCCGACCACAAGGAGGTCGTGGTCGTCACGGGCGGTCCTGGAACCGGCAAGAGCGTCATCGCGCTGTCCGTACTCGGAGAGTTGTACCGGCAGGGAGTCCCAGCTCTGCACGCCACCGGTTCCCAGTCGTTCACCAAGACCATGCGCAAGGTGGCCGGCGCCCGCAAGCGCGAGGTGCAGGACCTCTTCAAGTACTTCAACAGCTTCATGACGACCGAGAAGAACACCCTCGACGTGGTGATCTGCGACGAGGCCCACCGCATGCGGGAGACCTCGGCCAACCGCTACACCTCGGCCGTCCACCGCACGGGCAGGCCGCAGATCGACGAACTCATCGACGTCGCCCGCGTCCCCGTCTTCCTCCTCGACGAGCACCAGGTGGTGCGCCCCGGCGAAATGGGGACCGTCGCCGAGATCAAGGCAGCTGCGGAACGCAAGGGGATCGACTGCCATCTCGTAAGGCTGGAAAGCCAGTTCCGCTGCGGCGGCAGCGACGCCTACCTGCGATGGGTAGTGCGGCTACTCGGCCTGGAGCCGGGCGGCCCGGTCTCCTGGGAACCCGACGACCGCATGCAACTCCACGTTGCGGGGAGCCCGGAAGAGATGGAGGCATTTCTCGCAGGGCGCCGCGTCAACGACCAATTCAGCGCACGTATGTCCGCGGGCTACTGCTGGCCCTGGTCACCCGAGCCCAAGCCCGGGGACCCGCTCCCGGCGGACGTGGTGATCGGCGACTGGGCACGCCCCTGGAACCTGCGCGGCGAGCGCGCCATCTCCGGGGCGCCCCCGTCCGCCCTGTGGGCGACCGACCCGGCCGGCTTCGGGCAGATCGGCTGCGTCTACACCGCCCAGGGATTCGAGTACGACTGGTCCGGCGTGATCATCGGCCCCGACCTCGTCTGGCGCGCCGACCGCTGGGTCACCGACCGTACGAAGTCCAAGGACCCGGTCTTCAAGAAGGCCACGTCGGACGCCGACGTGGACCGCCTGATCCGCAACACGTACAAGGTCCTGCTCACACGCGGCATGGTCGGCACAGTGGTGTACTCGACCGACCCGGCGAGCCAGGAGAAACTGCGCGAACTGGTCCACGGGCAGCCGAGCGCCGTTCTGCTCTGA
- a CDS encoding tetratricopeptide repeat protein, whose product MTAHEWRIGTAPAAEPQGDFTVDCHRGLRGPYTGLGSLLRRVVPLAVELRPGITDRHVTEILSVAPELRPVIGVGPETLTSLAAPEERTRIYPANRTRRLAHGAVELLAEYAAAAGAAPLRLVFDRADRADHTDQEFLAIFLRRARPDRIRITVTSGGGDLIDELTAALDRYAQRSADRPSDAGKAAGTDQAADTETADGRTPEELLHAFIAADGTSDDPAEAAAYERADPALRKTLHDRRAAELLALDEMTLGLGAIPYHLERGGDPAGAGADALYEAARHCGAMGYYHSVIDVATRGRDLTDPETKMERFWHLSTRASSAMVVLEQTVEAEPTYIDLRARYDLPELQLSTGYALAMLYTRFHPAELKDHHLARAYINNSIAIASLLPDPEQRAFHSVFQRNGLALIEMRTGRIAEALRLVTDGIDYLDRELPGEKHRLHRSVLVHNRGKVYLGMGRLDEALADLSKVIELDPNYADYYFDRADARRRLGDLDGATADCDTAISLSPPFYELHYNRGDIKAEAGDVAGAVADFAYVVELEPDQLDARVNLIGLLMESGEAAAAGPYVEEGLILHPGDARLLHLRGELALEGGDTAAARQDFDAALAADPGLVPALASRAVLAHAAGDHVTAITDLSAAVKADPENPDLLYNRGFVYEAAGLWADAVEDYTRALALADEDDRDELLSRRAVARSALLGLTGAQ is encoded by the coding sequence ATGACTGCACACGAGTGGCGGATCGGTACGGCCCCGGCCGCCGAACCGCAGGGCGATTTCACCGTGGACTGCCACCGGGGGCTGCGAGGCCCCTACACCGGGCTGGGCAGCCTGCTGCGCCGGGTGGTCCCGCTCGCCGTCGAGCTGCGGCCGGGCATCACCGACCGGCACGTCACCGAGATCCTGTCCGTGGCACCGGAGTTGCGGCCGGTCATCGGGGTCGGCCCTGAGACGTTGACCTCGCTGGCCGCCCCGGAGGAGCGGACCCGTATCTATCCGGCGAACCGCACCCGCCGGCTGGCACACGGCGCCGTCGAGCTGCTCGCGGAGTACGCCGCCGCGGCCGGCGCGGCGCCGCTGCGGCTGGTCTTCGACCGGGCGGACCGGGCCGACCACACCGACCAGGAATTCCTGGCCATCTTCCTGCGCCGGGCCCGGCCCGACCGTATCCGGATCACCGTCACCAGCGGCGGCGGGGACCTGATCGACGAGCTGACCGCGGCGCTCGACCGGTACGCCCAACGGTCCGCGGACCGGCCCTCCGACGCGGGGAAGGCGGCCGGCACCGACCAGGCGGCCGACACCGAGACAGCCGACGGCCGCACCCCCGAGGAACTGCTGCACGCCTTCATCGCCGCGGACGGCACGTCCGACGATCCGGCGGAGGCCGCCGCCTACGAGCGGGCCGACCCCGCGCTGCGCAAAACCCTGCACGACCGCCGGGCCGCGGAATTGCTGGCGCTGGACGAGATGACCCTCGGCCTGGGGGCGATTCCGTACCACCTGGAGCGGGGCGGCGACCCGGCCGGCGCCGGCGCGGACGCGCTCTACGAGGCGGCCAGGCACTGCGGCGCGATGGGCTACTACCACTCCGTGATCGACGTCGCCACGCGCGGCCGGGACCTGACCGACCCCGAGACGAAGATGGAGCGCTTCTGGCATCTGAGCACCCGGGCCAGCTCGGCGATGGTGGTGCTGGAGCAGACCGTGGAGGCCGAGCCGACCTACATCGACCTGCGGGCGCGGTACGACCTGCCGGAACTCCAGCTGTCCACCGGCTACGCGCTCGCCATGCTCTACACCCGCTTCCACCCGGCGGAGTTGAAGGACCACCACCTGGCCCGCGCGTACATCAACAACTCCATCGCGATCGCCTCCCTGCTGCCCGATCCGGAGCAGCGTGCCTTCCACTCGGTCTTCCAGAGGAACGGGCTGGCGCTGATCGAGATGCGCACCGGGCGGATAGCGGAGGCGCTGCGCCTGGTCACCGACGGGATCGACTACCTCGACCGGGAACTGCCGGGCGAGAAGCACCGGTTGCACCGCTCGGTGCTCGTGCACAACCGCGGCAAGGTGTATCTGGGGATGGGCCGGCTCGACGAGGCCCTCGCCGACCTCAGCAAGGTGATCGAGCTGGACCCCAACTACGCCGACTACTACTTCGACCGCGCGGACGCCCGCCGGCGGCTGGGCGACCTCGACGGCGCCACGGCCGACTGCGACACGGCGATCAGCCTGTCCCCGCCGTTCTACGAACTGCACTACAACCGGGGCGACATCAAGGCCGAGGCGGGTGATGTGGCAGGCGCCGTCGCGGACTTCGCGTATGTGGTGGAGCTGGAGCCCGACCAGCTCGACGCCCGGGTCAACCTGATCGGCCTGCTGATGGAGAGCGGCGAGGCGGCGGCGGCCGGACCGTACGTCGAGGAGGGCCTGATCCTGCACCCGGGCGACGCGCGCCTGCTGCACCTGCGGGGTGAACTGGCTCTGGAGGGCGGCGACACGGCGGCGGCGCGGCAGGACTTCGACGCGGCGCTCGCGGCGGACCCCGGCCTCGTACCGGCGCTGGCCAGCCGGGCGGTGCTGGCGCACGCGGCGGGTGACCACGTCACGGCGATCACCGACCTGAGCGCCGCGGTGAAGGCCGATCCGGAGAACCCGGACCTGCTGTACAACCGCGGGTTCGTCTACGAGGCGGCCGGGCTGTGGGCCGACGCCGTCGAGGACTACACGCGGGCGCTGGCTCTCGCCGACGAGGACGACCGCGATGAGCTGCTGAGCCGCCGGGCGGTGGCCCGGTCGGCGCTGCTGGGCCTGACGGGTGCGCAATGA
- a CDS encoding DUF6408 family protein, translating into MAVVEYTTKHRIWVRDVLVGIAAGLGSNLMWVLAQTVVHRLG; encoded by the coding sequence GTGGCTGTCGTCGAGTACACGACCAAGCACCGCATTTGGGTCCGTGATGTCCTGGTGGGCATTGCGGCGGGCCTCGGCTCGAACCTGATGTGGGTGCTGGCGCAGACCGTGGTGCACCGCCTCGGCTGA
- a CDS encoding flavoprotein, whose protein sequence is MRDDALSVIVSGSSAAMATTGYLSWLRQEIDLPLRVLLTHSAERFVRPEAVSWYADEVYASDAADLNPTEFARRSLGIVVLPATANTLAAAALGLASTPAQTALLACHRPALFFPSMNKLMWTKAPTRRHVATLRADGHTVVEPKEGPVFELWQRENVIGLKLAPPDEAAELIIGWLESVLADEPDSAEPDPAEPDSAEWAPGAGDVQPAGDVQRTGDVAAV, encoded by the coding sequence ATGAGAGATGACGCGCTTTCGGTCATCGTCAGCGGATCGAGCGCGGCGATGGCCACCACGGGATATCTGTCATGGCTTCGGCAGGAGATCGACCTCCCGCTGCGGGTGCTCCTCACCCACAGCGCCGAGCGCTTCGTACGCCCCGAGGCTGTCTCCTGGTACGCCGACGAGGTCTACGCGAGCGATGCCGCGGACCTCAACCCAACCGAATTCGCCCGCCGTTCACTCGGCATCGTCGTGCTCCCGGCCACCGCCAACACCCTCGCGGCGGCGGCGCTGGGCCTGGCCTCCACCCCCGCGCAGACCGCCCTGCTCGCCTGCCACCGGCCGGCGCTGTTCTTCCCGAGCATGAACAAGCTGATGTGGACGAAGGCCCCGACGCGGCGCCATGTCGCGACCTTGCGCGCCGACGGCCACACCGTGGTGGAGCCGAAGGAGGGTCCCGTCTTCGAGCTGTGGCAGCGGGAGAACGTGATCGGTCTGAAGCTGGCGCCGCCGGACGAGGCGGCGGAACTGATCATCGGCTGGCTGGAGTCGGTGCTGGCGGACGAGCCGGATTCCGCCGAGCCGGACCCGGCTGAGCCGGATTCCGCCGAGTGGGCGCCGGGCGCCGGCGACGTGCAGCCGGCCGGGGACGTGCAGCGGACCGGGGACGTCGCGGCTGTCTGA
- a CDS encoding flavin reductase family protein yields the protein MTALASADPDGRPAPVGATELRRFMRRWATGAAVVTSGTAAEPVGCTVNALTSVSLDPPLLLVSLERNSRTLASLLRHGSFGVNVLAWRHRRLAVQFAAAGDRFAGVDYRLVHDVPVLDGSASVAVCRVERTVPVADHVLVLGSPRWCHRDEDAEPVVLLEGDYGTAGPGGV from the coding sequence ATGACGGCCCTCGCCTCCGCGGACCCCGACGGCCGCCCCGCCCCGGTCGGCGCCACGGAGCTGCGCCGGTTCATGCGCCGATGGGCCACGGGCGCGGCCGTCGTCACCAGCGGCACCGCGGCCGAGCCCGTCGGCTGTACGGTCAACGCGCTCACCTCCGTCTCCCTGGACCCGCCGCTGCTGCTGGTCTCGCTCGAGCGGAACAGCCGTACGCTGGCGAGTCTGTTGCGGCACGGGAGCTTCGGGGTCAACGTCCTGGCATGGCGGCACCGGCGGCTGGCCGTGCAGTTCGCCGCCGCCGGTGACCGCTTCGCCGGAGTGGACTACCGGCTGGTGCATGACGTGCCCGTGCTCGATGGTTCCGCCTCGGTGGCGGTGTGCCGGGTGGAGCGGACCGTCCCCGTCGCCGACCACGTCCTCGTGCTGGGGTCACCGCGGTGGTGCCATCGGGACGAGGACGCCGAGCCGGTGGTCCTGCTGGAAGGGGACTACGGAACCGCGGGCCCGGGCGGCGTCTGA